A region from the Vicia villosa cultivar HV-30 ecotype Madison, WI linkage group LG3, Vvil1.0, whole genome shotgun sequence genome encodes:
- the LOC131658644 gene encoding E3 ubiquitin-protein ligase RSL1-like encodes MKNERTPSRSENGMQNSRKRKSLSENNDDESRKKATTSCHLQPLSEKESQNATTRKSLSEDRYEKNKKTNKATTSREPSKRRCGICFDSVIDSEIFKIPLCNHPFCTNCISKYVKLQRKDKVVKLNCPDPQCSLELKPEHLESILPKDLIVEWESAIYESSISLKQKIYCPYKNCSLMLVNDGEEVVTSCECPSCHRLFCAQCKVPWHVDMSCRRFQKSTKGRDVKELDEKFMELAKRKKWQRCPKCSMHVQRNGGCEHISCRCGCNFCYKCGKDWIHGHICKHSR; translated from the exons ATGAAAAACGAACGCACTCCTTCACGTTCAGAAAACGGAATGCAAAATTCAAGGAAGAGAAAATCTCTTTCAGAAAACAACGATGATGAAAGCAGAAAGAAAGCAACCACTAGTTGCCACCTTCAACCTCTTTCAGAAAAAGAATCGCAAAACGCAACCACTAGAAAATCTCTTTCAGAAGACCGTTATGAAAAGAACAAGAAGACAAACAAAGCAACTACCAGTCGTGAACCCTCAAAAAGAAGATGCGGTATATGTTTTGATTCTGTAATAGACTCTGAAATCTTCAAAATTCCTTTATGCAACCATCCATTTTGTACTAACTGCATATCCAAGTATGTCAAACTTCAAAGAAAAGACAAAGTGGTGAAACTCAATTGTCCAGATCCACAATGTTCTTTGGAACTCAAACCAGAACACTTGGAATCCATTTTACCTAAAGACCTCATTGTTGAATGGGAATCTGCAATTTACGAGTCTTCGATTTCTTTGAAGCAAAAGATTTACTGTCCTTATAAGAATTGTTCTCTTATGTTGGTGAATGACGGGGAAGAAGTTGTTACAAGTTGTGAATGTCCTTCTTGTCATAGACTATTCTGTGCTCAATGTAAGGTTCCATGGCACGTTGATATGAGTTGCCGGAGATTTCAGAAGTCGACAAAGGGTCGAGATGTAAAAGAATTGGATGAGAAATTTATGGAATTGGCTAAAAGAAAAAAGTGGCAAAGATGTCCCAAATGTTCTATGCATGTTCAAAGAAATGGTGGATGTGAACACATTTCGTGCAG GTGTGGATGTAACTTCTGCTACAAGTGTGGTAAGGATTGGATTCATGGTCATATATGCAAGCATTCGCGGTAA